In the genome of Flavobacteriales bacterium, one region contains:
- a CDS encoding RNA polymerase sigma factor codes for MTTREYNQCVDMHADGLYRFILKNIKDEEKARDVVQDTFEKLWIKVADVPFEKCKSYLFTAGYHTMIDKIRREKKIGSMEEAKPMTLATQQKNFELKKILDDALATLPEAQRSVILLRDYEGYSYDEIGQIMQLTESQVKVYIFRGRQTLKKILGSVEAVL; via the coding sequence ATGACCACCAGGGAATACAACCAGTGCGTGGACATGCACGCCGACGGACTTTACCGCTTCATCCTGAAAAACATCAAGGATGAAGAGAAAGCACGTGATGTGGTGCAGGATACCTTTGAAAAGCTCTGGATCAAGGTGGCCGATGTTCCGTTTGAAAAATGCAAATCATACCTATTCACGGCAGGTTACCATACCATGATCGACAAGATCCGCAGGGAGAAAAAGATCGGAAGTATGGAGGAAGCCAAGCCCATGACCCTCGCCACCCAACAGAAAAACTTCGAACTGAAGAAGATCCTGGACGATGCCCTAGCCACCCTGCCGGAAGCACAGCGTTCGGTGATCCTGCTGCGCGACTATGAAGGTTATTCCTATGATGAAATCGGGCAGATCATGCAGCTGACGGAAAGCCAGGTGAAGGTGTATATTTTCCGCGGACGTCAGACACTCAAAAAAATACTCGGAAGCGTGGAGGCCGTTTTATGA
- a CDS encoding PorT family protein has protein sequence MKKVCILLMMILPWMNSNAQESEKTSDTTTFKLGTMKILMVDQSAPDASNDTINGDNDNDNDGKEEKLAHWDGIDLGVNGFMNANHKTGMTGNLAPYELDYARSQVWNVNLFETKIKIVKEYVGIVTGLGLSFHGYAFKKNMNLVVNADSTFSVPDTTIDYNKNKLKVTYVQLPVLLEFNTSDDPKRTFHIAGGVLGGYKIGARLKQKYEVDGDKHVERVAGHYNLNPFQLSATVRVGYGKFTVFADYALTPLFEKNKGPELYAFSAGVTLVGF, from the coding sequence ATGAAGAAAGTATGTATTTTACTGATGATGATCCTGCCCTGGATGAACAGCAACGCACAGGAATCCGAAAAGACCTCAGATACCACCACGTTCAAATTGGGCACCATGAAAATCCTGATGGTGGATCAAAGCGCCCCGGATGCATCCAACGACACCATCAATGGTGACAATGATAATGACAATGACGGGAAGGAAGAAAAACTGGCCCACTGGGACGGCATTGACCTGGGTGTAAACGGATTCATGAATGCCAACCACAAGACCGGCATGACCGGTAACCTGGCCCCGTATGAACTTGACTACGCCCGTTCGCAGGTTTGGAACGTGAACCTGTTCGAAACGAAAATCAAGATCGTGAAGGAATATGTAGGAATCGTGACCGGACTGGGATTGAGCTTTCACGGCTATGCCTTTAAGAAGAACATGAACCTGGTGGTGAATGCCGACTCCACCTTTTCCGTTCCCGATACAACCATCGATTACAACAAGAACAAACTGAAGGTCACCTACGTGCAACTGCCGGTATTGCTGGAATTCAACACAAGCGACGACCCGAAACGCACCTTCCATATCGCCGGAGGCGTGCTGGGCGGATACAAGATCGGTGCCCGCCTGAAACAGAAATATGAGGTAGACGGTGACAAGCATGTGGAAAGAGTGGCCGGTCACTACAACCTGAACCCATTCCAACTGAGTGCCACGGTAAGGGTAGGATACGGCAAGTTCACCGTGTTCGCCGACTATGCCCTGACCCCGTTGTTTGAAAAAAATAAAGGTCCTGAACTGTATGCATTCTCAGCCGGCGTCACCCTGGTCGGCTTCTAA
- a CDS encoding acyl-CoA carboxylase subunit beta: MKDPFKILEDKKAEAMLGGGQQRIDSQHNKGKLTARERIHFLMDEGSFEEIGMLVTHRSNQFGLEKEVYPGDGVVTGYGTIHGRLVYVFSQDFTVFGGSLSEAHAEKICRIMDLAMKNGAPVIGLNDSGGARIQEGVVSLGGYADIFYRNTLASGVIPQISAIMGPCAGGAVYSPAITDFILMVEKTSYMFVTGPNVVKTVTHEEVSSEELGGASTHMSKSGVTHFSCANEVACINHIKQLLSYIPQNCEEESPAYPYDSSDEKRPKLNSIIPANAQQPYDIKEVILGVVDADSFLEVHGGYAENIVVGFARMAGKSIGIVANQPAFLAGVLDINASKKAARFVRFCDSFNIPLLVFEDVPGFLPGTDQEWNAIISNGAKLLYAFCEATVPRITVITRKAYGGAYDVMNSKHIGADMNFAWPTAEIAVMGAKGAAEIIFRKEIANADDPEKKWQEKEQEYTEMFAHPYRAAARGYIDEVIKPEDTREKLIKAFDMLKNKADVLPRKKHGNIPL, translated from the coding sequence ATGAAGGACCCTTTCAAAATTCTGGAAGACAAAAAGGCCGAAGCCATGCTGGGCGGTGGTCAACAACGCATCGACAGCCAACACAACAAAGGAAAGCTTACGGCGCGTGAACGCATCCATTTTCTGATGGATGAAGGCTCGTTCGAAGAGATCGGCATGCTGGTAACCCATCGCTCCAACCAATTCGGACTTGAAAAAGAAGTGTACCCCGGCGACGGCGTGGTAACCGGTTACGGAACCATCCACGGCCGACTCGTATATGTATTCTCACAGGACTTCACCGTGTTCGGAGGTTCCCTGTCGGAAGCCCATGCGGAAAAGATATGCCGCATCATGGACCTGGCCATGAAAAACGGCGCCCCCGTGATCGGATTGAATGACTCCGGCGGTGCCCGTATCCAGGAAGGTGTGGTGTCTCTCGGAGGATACGCTGACATCTTCTACCGAAATACCCTTGCATCCGGTGTAATCCCTCAGATCTCCGCCATCATGGGGCCATGCGCCGGCGGTGCCGTATATTCACCCGCCATCACCGATTTCATCCTGATGGTGGAAAAAACATCGTACATGTTCGTGACCGGTCCGAACGTAGTGAAAACCGTGACTCACGAAGAGGTGTCTTCCGAAGAACTGGGCGGTGCCTCCACGCACATGTCCAAATCAGGAGTAACCCACTTCTCATGCGCCAATGAGGTGGCCTGCATCAACCACATCAAACAACTGCTTTCATACATTCCCCAGAACTGTGAAGAAGAATCTCCCGCCTACCCTTACGATTCAAGCGATGAAAAACGCCCGAAACTGAACAGCATCATTCCTGCCAACGCCCAACAACCCTACGACATCAAAGAGGTGATCCTGGGCGTGGTGGATGCCGACAGCTTCCTGGAAGTACATGGTGGATACGCGGAAAACATTGTGGTGGGCTTTGCACGAATGGCGGGCAAGTCCATCGGTATCGTGGCCAACCAGCCCGCATTCCTGGCGGGGGTGCTCGACATCAACGCATCAAAGAAAGCCGCACGCTTCGTTCGCTTCTGCGATTCATTCAACATTCCATTGCTTGTTTTTGAAGACGTGCCCGGATTCCTTCCCGGCACCGACCAGGAATGGAACGCCATCATCTCAAACGGCGCCAAACTGCTGTATGCATTCTGTGAAGCTACCGTTCCACGCATCACGGTGATCACCCGCAAAGCTTACGGCGGTGCTTATGATGTGATGAATTCCAAACACATCGGTGCCGATATGAACTTCGCCTGGCCGACAGCTGAGATCGCCGTGATGGGTGCCAAAGGTGCCGCCGAGATCATCTTCCGCAAAGAGATCGCGAATGCCGACGACCCGGAAAAGAAATGGCAGGAAAAAGAACAGGAATACACAGAGATGTTCGCACATCCGTACCGTGCAGCTGCCAGGGGGTATATTGATGAGGTCATCAAACCGGAAGACACAAGAGAGAAGCTGATCAAAGCTTTTGATATGTTAAAAAACAAGGCCGATGTGCTGCCCAGAAAAAAACATGGCAACATCCCGCTTTGA
- the purD gene encoding phosphoribosylamine--glycine ligase → MRILLIGSGGREHAIAWKLHQSPQLEKLYIAPGNPGTEQLGTNLQLNPLDFEAVAGAVREHEIGMVVVGPEEPLVRGIRDHFANHPDLKDILFIGPAQAGAMLEGSKDFAKDFMQRHGIPTAAYASFDKSQLEDATAYLDQVQPPYVIKADGLAAGKGVLICEEKASAQQALQDMMVDSKFGTAGDKVVIEAFLEGIELSVFVLTDGTSYRILPSAKDYKRIGEGDTGLNTGGMGAVSPVPFATVAFLNKVEERVVIPTIRGLQLDKIPYTGFIFIGLMNVNGDPFVIEYNVRMGDPETEVVMPRLECDLVELLTACARGELAGANLQISNDTVVTVVMVSGGYPEAYEKNIPVRGIDKPSESLIFQAGTGRDEGGRIVTKGGRVLAVTSRGTNITQALTRSYRTIGQIAFDKMYFRKDIGFDLVEATEKAGN, encoded by the coding sequence ATGCGCATACTACTGATCGGATCGGGCGGACGCGAACACGCCATCGCCTGGAAACTACATCAAAGCCCGCAACTCGAAAAGTTGTACATCGCACCCGGTAACCCGGGCACCGAACAACTCGGCACCAACCTGCAACTGAACCCGCTCGACTTTGAAGCTGTAGCCGGAGCCGTGCGTGAACATGAAATCGGCATGGTAGTAGTTGGTCCCGAAGAACCCCTGGTCAGGGGCATCAGAGACCATTTCGCCAACCACCCCGATCTGAAAGACATCCTGTTCATCGGGCCCGCACAGGCAGGCGCCATGCTGGAAGGCAGCAAGGATTTTGCGAAAGACTTCATGCAACGCCATGGAATACCCACCGCGGCCTATGCATCTTTTGATAAATCACAATTGGAAGACGCCACAGCCTACCTGGATCAGGTACAGCCGCCATATGTCATCAAAGCAGATGGTCTGGCCGCCGGAAAAGGCGTGCTGATTTGCGAAGAAAAAGCCTCGGCACAGCAGGCATTGCAAGACATGATGGTGGACAGCAAATTCGGAACAGCAGGCGACAAAGTGGTGATCGAAGCGTTTCTGGAAGGCATCGAGCTCTCTGTTTTTGTGCTTACCGATGGTACCTCTTATCGAATCCTTCCATCCGCGAAAGATTACAAACGCATTGGGGAAGGTGACACCGGGTTAAATACCGGTGGCATGGGTGCCGTCTCTCCGGTACCCTTCGCGACTGTGGCTTTCCTGAACAAGGTGGAAGAACGGGTTGTGATTCCCACCATCCGTGGCCTCCAGCTGGACAAGATCCCCTATACCGGATTTATTTTCATCGGCCTGATGAACGTCAATGGTGATCCCTTTGTGATCGAATACAACGTGCGAATGGGTGACCCGGAAACCGAGGTGGTAATGCCACGGCTGGAGTGTGATCTGGTAGAACTGCTTACCGCATGCGCCCGTGGTGAACTCGCCGGCGCCAACTTACAGATCAGCAACGATACCGTGGTGACTGTGGTGATGGTATCCGGCGGTTACCCCGAAGCGTACGAGAAAAACATTCCGGTACGCGGCATTGATAAACCGAGTGAAAGCCTCATTTTTCAAGCCGGAACCGGCCGTGATGAAGGGGGAAGGATCGTGACCAAAGGCGGACGGGTGCTTGCGGTCACATCGCGCGGAACAAACATTACACAGGCACTGACCCGCTCGTACCGCACGATCGGACAAATCGCCTTTGACAAAATGTATTTCAGGAAAGATATCGGTTTCGACCTGGTGGAAGCAACCGAAAAGGCAGGGAACTAA
- the purQ gene encoding phosphoribosylformylglycinamidine synthase subunit PurQ has translation MKAGVVTFPGSNCDQDLLYVTREKVGMETVSLWHKDHDLQGCDVIFLPGGFSYGDYLRSGSLARFSPIMEQVIAFAGKGGLVFGICNGFQILCESGLLPGALLHNNQQKFVCENVYITPVTQNSAVTSRTKPGQALKIPIAHGEGRYHADETTLKQLHDNDQILFRYCDANGQIKPESNPNGSIEHIAGVCNKGRNVFGMMPHPERAADTELGNTDGLLILESLLQAVPA, from the coding sequence ATGAAAGCAGGTGTGGTAACGTTTCCGGGATCCAATTGCGACCAGGATCTTCTCTATGTGACACGCGAGAAGGTGGGCATGGAAACCGTATCCTTATGGCACAAGGATCATGACCTGCAGGGTTGTGATGTCATTTTTCTTCCGGGTGGATTTTCCTACGGCGATTACCTGCGCTCAGGTTCACTCGCCCGCTTCTCTCCCATCATGGAACAAGTGATTGCGTTTGCAGGAAAGGGTGGTCTCGTGTTCGGAATATGTAACGGATTCCAGATCCTTTGCGAATCCGGACTGTTGCCCGGTGCCCTTTTGCACAACAACCAACAAAAGTTCGTTTGCGAGAATGTGTACATCACACCCGTCACCCAAAATTCAGCGGTCACCAGCCGTACAAAACCGGGACAGGCCCTGAAAATCCCGATTGCCCACGGCGAAGGACGCTACCATGCAGATGAAACCACACTGAAACAACTGCACGACAACGACCAGATCCTGTTCCGTTACTGCGATGCGAACGGACAAATCAAACCCGAATCAAATCCGAACGGATCCATTGAGCACATCGCCGGTGTATGCAACAAAGGCAGGAATGTTTTCGGAATGATGCCCCACCCCGAACGGGCTGCCGATACGGAGTTGGGTAACACCGACGGACTGCTGATTCTCGAGTCCCTTCTTCAGGCGGTACCCGCGTAA
- the nadD gene encoding nicotinate (nicotinamide) nucleotide adenylyltransferase, with product MKTGLLFGSFNPVHAGHLHIARQILNSEDIGEIWFVVSPQNPFKQDQGLLPVEDRLAILHRVLDNEPGLRICEVELDMPKPSYTVDTLRRLHADHPDRSFVLIIGSDNLPALHRWKDYETLLQLAAVWIYHRPGYAIVQRDLPPGAHVCEGVETDVSSTRIREALHTGKSVGSDLPPGLESWIRNKGYYAGTA from the coding sequence ATGAAGACGGGGCTTCTTTTCGGTTCATTCAATCCCGTTCACGCCGGGCACCTCCACATAGCCAGGCAAATCCTCAACAGCGAAGACATCGGTGAAATCTGGTTTGTGGTGTCTCCGCAGAATCCGTTCAAACAGGACCAGGGTCTGCTGCCGGTGGAAGACCGGCTCGCCATCTTGCACCGTGTGCTCGACAACGAACCCGGACTCAGGATATGCGAAGTGGAACTTGACATGCCCAAACCTTCCTATACCGTGGATACACTGCGCAGACTTCACGCAGATCACCCCGATCGTTCGTTTGTGCTGATTATAGGCAGTGACAACCTGCCGGCCCTGCATCGGTGGAAAGACTATGAAACCCTGTTGCAACTAGCTGCTGTGTGGATCTATCACAGGCCCGGTTATGCAATTGTTCAGCGTGATCTGCCGCCCGGTGCTCATGTATGCGAGGGTGTGGAAACAGACGTGTCTTCCACGCGCATCCGTGAAGCTTTGCACACAGGAAAGTCAGTGGGGAGTGATTTGCCTCCCGGACTTGAATCCTGGATCCGGAACAAAGGTTATTACGCGGGTACCGCCTGA
- the gmk gene encoding guanylate kinase produces MDGKLIIFSSPSGAGKTTLVKHLLKQNLGLSFSVSATSRPMRAHETDGVDYHFMNQDTFKRKVDEGAFLEWEEVYPGLFYGTLHTEVENMLSAGRNVIFDVDVVGALNIKQAFPDSSLAVFVSPPSLDALEKRLRGRGTETEETLKQRLARARMEMEYAPRFDHIIINDDLQKALEEAESVVRSFLNIPA; encoded by the coding sequence ATGGATGGCAAACTCATCATATTCTCTTCTCCTTCGGGTGCCGGTAAAACCACACTGGTAAAACACCTGCTGAAGCAGAACCTGGGTTTGTCTTTCTCCGTCTCCGCCACCAGCCGCCCTATGCGTGCGCACGAAACCGATGGCGTGGATTATCATTTCATGAACCAGGACACTTTCAAAAGGAAGGTGGACGAAGGGGCCTTCCTGGAATGGGAAGAGGTATACCCGGGATTGTTTTACGGCACCCTGCACACCGAAGTGGAAAACATGCTTTCTGCGGGGCGGAATGTGATCTTCGACGTGGATGTGGTGGGCGCTCTCAATATCAAGCAAGCCTTTCCCGACTCTTCACTGGCGGTTTTCGTAAGTCCCCCGTCGCTGGATGCGCTGGAAAAGCGATTACGCGGAAGAGGTACGGAAACCGAAGAAACCCTGAAACAGCGCCTCGCCAGGGCCCGCATGGAAATGGAATACGCCCCCAGGTTTGACCACATCATTATCAACGATGACCTGCAAAAGGCCCTGGAGGAAGCGGAAAGTGTGGTACGTTCCTTTTTGAACATACCCGCCTAG
- a CDS encoding YicC family protein, whose translation MIKSMTGFGKAVCDLQNRSVHIEIKSLNSRQLDLGVRLPAMLRDKEPEIRTELARWLQRGKVELNIFVESASNIKNQVLNRDVIAAYYNDMVDLTAELGASQNDIMSMVMRLPDVIQNEKSETDENEWFQILNALKKVIAMLDDFRLREGKVIEEDFIKRILSIKRLLNNIEGPEKVRITTVKDRIKTQLKQMEGGESVDMNRFEQELIYYLEKMDITEEKTRLKIHCDYFIETLQGRESSGKKLNFISQEIGREINTIGSKANNADIQKIVVQMKEELERVKEQVANIL comes from the coding sequence ATGATCAAATCAATGACAGGCTTCGGAAAGGCCGTGTGTGACCTACAAAACAGGTCGGTACATATTGAGATCAAATCGCTGAACAGTCGTCAGCTTGATCTGGGTGTACGGTTGCCGGCCATGTTGCGCGACAAGGAACCGGAAATACGCACCGAGTTGGCCAGGTGGTTGCAGAGAGGAAAGGTTGAACTCAACATCTTTGTGGAGAGTGCATCCAACATAAAAAATCAGGTCCTCAACCGGGACGTCATCGCCGCCTACTACAATGACATGGTGGATCTGACCGCTGAACTGGGGGCTTCCCAGAACGATATCATGTCCATGGTGATGCGTTTGCCGGATGTGATCCAAAATGAGAAAAGCGAGACCGATGAGAACGAGTGGTTCCAGATTCTCAATGCCCTGAAGAAGGTCATTGCCATGCTCGACGATTTCCGGTTGAGGGAAGGTAAAGTGATTGAAGAGGACTTCATCAAACGGATACTGAGCATCAAACGCCTGCTGAACAACATCGAAGGACCGGAAAAGGTGCGGATCACAACGGTCAAGGATCGCATCAAAACTCAACTCAAGCAAATGGAGGGTGGCGAGTCCGTAGACATGAACCGCTTCGAACAGGAGCTGATCTATTACCTCGAAAAGATGGACATCACCGAGGAAAAGACCCGCCTGAAGATCCACTGCGATTACTTCATCGAAACCCTTCAGGGTCGCGAATCGAGTGGAAAGAAACTGAACTTCATATCCCAGGAGATCGGCCGCGAAATCAACACCATCGGTTCAAAGGCCAACAACGCCGATATACAGAAAATTGTGGTGCAGATGAAAGAGGAGTTGGAAAGAGTAAAAGAGCAGGTGGCCAATATCCTTTAA
- a CDS encoding DMT family transporter, with translation MAVLRKEERGAHLALLGANLIYGGNYTVAKGLMPNFIEPLGFVVTRASVALVLFVLVSLRHKRAAFTAREYGLLALCGMFGVAFNQSLFFSGLALTHEINASIIMISSPIMVVLMGVLVLKEVLTMRKIVGILLGCSGAAFLILYGKDLSFGSDTLKGDLMVFLNATSYSIYLILVKPMMRKHSPFVVISWIFFFGSLFVLPFGHEQFMHAKWDAMETRQWVGVAYVCIGTTFLAYLLNIVALKTASPSLVSFYIYLQPFFASVIALSLGRDSLTTDKIIAAVLIFTGVFLVSRPASVKSANAA, from the coding sequence ATGGCTGTTTTGAGAAAAGAAGAAAGAGGTGCGCACCTTGCGCTGTTGGGCGCCAACCTGATTTATGGTGGCAACTATACGGTGGCCAAGGGTTTGATGCCGAACTTCATTGAACCGCTCGGGTTCGTGGTTACACGGGCATCCGTTGCCCTGGTGTTGTTCGTGTTGGTTAGCCTCAGGCATAAACGTGCTGCCTTCACTGCCAGGGAATATGGCTTGCTGGCCCTTTGTGGGATGTTCGGGGTTGCATTCAACCAATCGCTGTTTTTTTCCGGACTGGCGCTTACACATGAGATCAATGCATCCATCATCATGATCTCTAGTCCCATCATGGTGGTACTCATGGGTGTGCTGGTATTGAAGGAGGTGCTGACCATGCGCAAGATTGTCGGGATCCTGCTGGGATGTTCCGGTGCGGCATTCCTGATTCTCTATGGGAAAGACCTTTCCTTCGGATCTGATACACTGAAGGGTGATCTCATGGTATTCCTGAATGCCACTTCATACAGCATCTACCTTATCCTGGTGAAGCCCATGATGCGCAAACACAGTCCGTTCGTGGTCATCAGCTGGATCTTTTTCTTCGGCTCCCTGTTTGTGTTACCGTTCGGGCACGAACAATTCATGCATGCAAAGTGGGATGCGATGGAAACCCGCCAGTGGGTGGGGGTGGCGTACGTGTGCATCGGCACCACTTTTCTCGCGTATTTGCTGAACATTGTCGCGCTGAAAACGGCCAGTCCATCACTGGTTAGTTTTTACATTTACCTTCAGCCGTTTTTTGCGTCGGTGATTGCGTTGTCATTGGGAAGGGATAGCCTGACAACAGACAAGATCATTGCAGCTGTGCTGATATTCACCGGTGTTTTTCTGGTGAGCCGCCCTGCTTCGGTTAAATCTGCAAATGCTGCCTGA
- a CDS encoding cystathionine gamma-synthase, translating into MKFETKAIHAGQDPDPATGAIMTPVYQTSTYVQERPGMHKGYEYSRTSNPTRKALEDNLAALENGKHGLCFASGLAAIDAVLKLLKPGDEVISTNDLYGGTYRIYTKIFSTYGISFKFIGMRNAEDLESHITPQTRLVWAETPTNPLMNIIDIRKVVEISKKHGCLVAVDNTFATPYLQSPLDLGADISMHSVTKYLGGHSDLVMGALICNDDALKDRLHFIQNSTGGVPGPQDCFLALRGIKTLHVRMDRHCENGEKIARYLKAHSQVDKVYWPGFPDHDNHEVAKKQMRGFGGMISFTLKGNQMDQALDLISNTKWFSLAESLGGVESLIGHPASMTHAAIPKEEREKNGLADTLIRLSVGIENADDLIADLEQAIAKATTQQEFIAR; encoded by the coding sequence ATGAAATTCGAAACCAAGGCGATCCACGCCGGACAAGATCCTGATCCGGCAACAGGGGCGATCATGACCCCGGTTTATCAAACCTCTACATATGTTCAGGAAAGACCGGGAATGCACAAAGGATATGAGTATTCCAGAACTTCCAACCCCACGCGCAAGGCACTGGAAGATAACCTGGCTGCACTGGAAAACGGTAAGCACGGACTTTGCTTTGCCAGCGGACTGGCAGCCATTGATGCGGTACTGAAACTGTTGAAACCAGGCGATGAAGTGATTTCCACCAACGACCTGTACGGAGGCACCTACCGTATCTACACCAAGATTTTCTCCACTTACGGCATCTCATTTAAGTTCATCGGCATGCGCAATGCCGAAGACCTGGAGTCGCATATCACACCTCAAACCCGGCTGGTTTGGGCGGAAACACCCACCAACCCGCTGATGAACATCATCGACATCCGTAAGGTGGTGGAGATTTCCAAAAAGCACGGTTGCCTGGTAGCTGTTGATAATACATTCGCTACGCCATACCTGCAAAGTCCTCTTGACTTGGGTGCCGATATCAGCATGCATTCGGTGACCAAGTACCTCGGCGGACATTCCGACCTGGTGATGGGCGCACTTATTTGCAACGACGATGCATTGAAAGACCGCCTGCATTTCATCCAGAACAGCACGGGTGGAGTGCCGGGACCGCAAGATTGTTTCCTGGCCCTTCGCGGCATCAAAACCCTGCACGTGCGGATGGACCGCCATTGCGAGAACGGAGAAAAAATCGCCAGGTACCTGAAAGCACATTCCCAGGTAGATAAAGTTTATTGGCCCGGGTTTCCCGATCATGACAACCATGAAGTAGCTAAAAAACAAATGCGCGGTTTCGGTGGCATGATCTCATTCACATTGAAGGGCAATCAGATGGACCAGGCACTGGATCTGATCTCCAATACCAAATGGTTCTCCCTGGCAGAATCCCTGGGCGGCGTGGAATCCCTGATCGGACACCCCGCCTCCATGACACACGCCGCTATCCCCAAAGAGGAAAGGGAGAAAAACGGGCTCGCGGATACGTTGATACGCCTGAGCGTGGGCATTGAAAATGCAGACGACCTGATTGCAGATCTTGAACAAGCCATTGCCAAAGCAACCACACAGCAGGAATTCATTGCACGATGA
- a CDS encoding TrkA family potassium uptake protein: protein MKANKFAVIGLGQFGTAIAKTLANRGAEVIAIDNNENHIENIQDDVAYAVALDATDKKALKAQNIQDVDAVVVAIGEDFEALLLTTVLLQELKVKRVIARANDPHQRMILEKIGVNEVLSPEDEVGLVVAERLLNPNVVSFLQLPDDYEIVEIRTPKGIANRTLDDVDLRNKYNLNLITLKREFEVTKDDEVIKEQHVIGVPKPETVLYETDTIIVFGRAKQIERFIEINQQ, encoded by the coding sequence ATGAAAGCAAACAAATTCGCCGTGATCGGATTGGGGCAGTTCGGAACTGCCATCGCCAAAACCCTTGCCAACAGGGGCGCCGAAGTAATTGCCATCGACAACAACGAAAACCACATTGAGAACATCCAGGACGATGTGGCCTATGCCGTGGCCCTGGACGCCACCGACAAGAAGGCACTGAAAGCCCAGAATATCCAGGACGTGGATGCTGTGGTGGTAGCCATCGGTGAAGATTTCGAGGCCTTGTTGCTAACCACGGTTCTGCTGCAGGAACTCAAAGTGAAAAGGGTGATCGCCCGCGCCAATGACCCGCACCAGCGGATGATTCTTGAAAAGATCGGTGTCAACGAAGTGCTTTCACCGGAAGACGAAGTAGGTCTGGTGGTGGCGGAACGACTGCTGAATCCCAACGTGGTTTCCTTCCTTCAGCTTCCCGACGATTACGAAATCGTGGAGATCCGAACACCAAAGGGCATCGCCAACCGCACACTGGATGATGTGGACCTTCGCAACAAATACAACCTGAACCTCATCACACTCAAACGCGAGTTCGAAGTGACCAAAGACGATGAGGTGATCAAGGAACAACACGTGATCGGCGTGCCCAAACCCGAAACCGTCTTGTACGAAACCGACACCATCATTGTGTTCGGAAGGGCCAAACAAATCGAACGATTCATCGAAATCAACCAGCAATAA